The sequence CCTGGATGCCGGCATTGCCAGTGCCGACAATATCGCCTGGTTAGTCAAGCACGCTTATCGCTATATCGTGGTCAGCCGTGAGCGTCAGGTTAAAGACCCGCGCGAACAGGACAGCGCGCTGTTGATTCGCGACACAGGCCGTAGCCAGGTCCGGGTTTACAGGGACCTCGATGCGGACAGCGGCGAAATCCGCCTCTATTGCTACTCCGAACAGAAGGCCAAAAAGGAGCACGCCATCCGCAACCGCTTCCATGAACGCCTGGAAGCCGCACTGACTCAATTGCAAGCCGGCTTGAGTCAAAAAGGCACGGTGAAAAACTATGTCAAAATCCTGGAACGCATCGGCCGCCTACGCGAAAAAAACAGCCGCGTGGCCCAAGACTATCAGATTGACGTGACTCCGGACGCCGCGCACAAAAACGCCGTTGCCATCGCCTGGCAGCGTCAAGCACCTAGCGCTGAAAAAGACCGCCAATGCGGGGTGTATTGTCTGCGCAGCAACATGCCGAACTGGTCGGAAGAACAGTTGTGGACCACCTACGTCATGCTCACCGAGATCGAAGCCACCTTTAGAAGCCTGAAAACCGAGCTGGGCTTGCGCCCCGTGTATCACCAGAAAGAAGACCGCGTCACCGGGCACCTCTTCATTACCCTACTGGCCTATCACTTGGTGCACACCCTGCGCCATCAATTAAAGCTTAAGGGCATCCATTTGAGCTGGGACAGCATTCGCACCCTTATGTCCACTCAACAACGGGTCACGCTCATTTTGCCCACCGACGCACAGACCCTCATCTATCTGCGCACCACGACACGCGCCGAAGTTCAGCAACAAGAAATCTTCGCCGCGTTAGGCATCAAAGCCGATCCGCTAGGCAAACGTAAAACCAGCGTGAGCTGCAAAAAATCCGTAGTGCCAACTGACAGCGGATAAAATTTTTAACTGATTGAAATAGCAGGAAATTGTGTTTTTAGGTGACGAAGTTAGGTTAAATAACAACGGCTCTATGTGAAATACAATTGAGATTATCACACAAGACAACTTGCCCAAACAATCAAAAGCAATGAGCGCATTTCATCTGTTCTCTTCCCCAACGCGGGGAAGATAAAGCTCGACATATAGAACTCTCATGGTAGCAAAGAATGGAGGAGCAAGGAAAACTCCCATAATTCCAAGCCACGATCCCATAAGCAAAATGAAGATCAAAAGCGGCACTTCAGGAAGTTCAACTTGGCCTTTCATCAACATCGGAAGAATGATGTTGCCTTCGATCTGTTGGACCACAACAAAAACGGCAATAACCCACAGCACAAGTGAAGGCTCAGATGCCAACGTAATAATTGATGCGCAACCGACAACGATCAGGGTTCCAAGGTACGGAATGATCCCAAATACTGCTGTGAGAAGACCCCATACGGCCCAATAATCGACCCCCGTAATCCATAAACCAATGCCTGTCATGAACCCCAAGATGAGCATGTCGATCATCTGTGCGCGAAACCAGAGTCTCAGGGTTGTGGCGCATCGCCTGAGGACAGAGGCCACTTTCATTTGATGATTATGAGGAAAGGCACGAAGAACCGCCGCGAAATAATCATTCAAGGACACTGCTGTGTACAGACTTATGATCAAAGCAAATAGAAGTCCGCCTATTGCGGTGAAGCTGGTTTGTAGGCCCTTAAAAAAATGTGAGACAAGGCCTTGTGCAGTGGCGCCGACATTCAGAGCTTCAAGCTGAGCCTGAAGCCAGGGATATCTCATGAAAAGTGACGAAAATCGACTGTTTAGATTCGCTGAAATTTCTGGTGCGCGCTTGGAAAGGCTCTCTACTTGGTCCGAGACCAAGTACCAAATCCCGAAGCTTGCTCCGCCAATAATAACAGCAATCACGACAAAACAAAGAAGAGCACTCAGGGCTCTGGGTATCTTAAACTTGCGTCTTGCAAACGAAAGGATTGGCGCAATTAGTACTCCAATCCCGATTCCAATCAGCGACACTATGACAATTGAAAGTGAGTAGTAAAAAAGAAGAAGCGCAGCTATCGAGAATATCCCAACGAGGATAAGCTTCACTTTCATCCAAAATTCTGAGTTCGATTTTTCCATCACATTCAGGGAGGTTCTGTTGCATTAACTTCAAAAACGCATGTTTAGCCGAGCAAGAATGCCAGCTCTTCAAACTGGACGGATTTATTCTGTCAAGGCAATATTGCTGGTCGGTTTTGGACGGACGTCAACAGATTATTACGCTGTTTAGCAAACTGCAGAGTCAGTACCTAATAGTGACGTGCCTGATATAGCAAACGGCCGTGTGACAGTAACGAATGGGGTTATTCCAAACGGATAAGCGGTGGGTGTGACCTCAATTTTTGGCTTCGTGTCAGGCTGCACGTCAAGAGCACCTTGACGACACTGTCAACATCGACACCACTGCGTCCAGAAAAAACATCACCTACACTACGGGACCTATGACCCGTACTGACTCAAAATGCCATGAAATAAGGGGTTAATCGGAGATTCATTGAAATAATTAGGTTCAATATTATCATAAAAATGCCGCGCAGTATTATCTCAAACCTTGGATTCAAGTTATATGCAAACTAAATTAGTTAGGAATAATTTACGACAGAAGTTTCCCAATAATTTCAAAACGAGACTTTCATTATGCTTGGGCTGAAGTGATTATCGATGGGCTTTCTGTAAACTTCGGCAAACCCATTAACAGCCAAAAGTTTGGATACCCAAAATAGAGTAAAACAAAGCCAAAAATTATAGAAAAAACGTAAGCGTCCATCCGAGCCACCTATTCGTGCTCGACTTGACATGGTTTAATTCAAGCGGCTGAACGGCAACAGTTCGTCGATCCGGCTGTTGGGCCAGATGGGTAGTTTTACCAGGGTTTCATTTAACCAAGCGGCGGGATCAAGGCCATTGAGTTTGGCGGTGCCGAGCAGGGTTTGGATGTCAGCGGCCCGTTGACCGGCACGCTCGGATCCCGCGAACAGCCAGTTTTTTCGATTATGCAAAGCTTTGCATAACAAAAATAATTGTAGTATTGCAAATAGTAACGCCCCAGCATTTGCATGGCTTTGCCCAGGCTCTGTTCGTGATGTGGGGTAATGAGCAGATGCTCATGGTTAGTCATTAACACATAAGCATGAACAGAGCATCCATGCTTGTCACAGGCCAATTTCAACTTTTCAAGATAGAAATTGTAATCAGCATCAGCGCAGAAAGTTTCTGCGCGATTATTACCTCGAAGAATCACATGTTGTGGTTAGTTGGGGATAACAAATCTGGGTAAACGTGCCATGGCCTGCTCTTTGGTCGAAAAAATAGGCCTCCTACGACGCTAAAAACCTTAAATCAATCGGGGGTCTGACCCCCATTGATCGCAGTGTGCTTGAAGCCAAGCAACATATGGCATCACGCGGCATTGAGGTGCGTTTATAGTGACAGGCGATTGGTTGGATGAAATACGCTGGACCAGCGAAGGTCTGATACCGGTCATCGCCCAGCAGGCCGATACCGGAAAAGTGTTAATGTTTGCCTGGATGAATCGTGAGTCGCTGGCATTGACGGTCGAGGAAGGCTATGCGGTCTATTGGTCCCGGTCAAGAAACCGGCTTTGGCGCAAAGGCGAAGAATCCGGGCACAGACAGAAAGTCATTTCACTTTACCTGGACTGTGATGAAGATGTTATTTTATTAGCCGTTGATCAGCACGACGGTATCGCCTGTCATACCGGGCGGCACAGCTGTTTTTACAGAAAACTGGTCGATGGTCAATGGCAGGCTGTTGATCCGGTACTAAAAGACCCTAAAGCGATATACAATCATGAATGATGTTTTGCAACAATTAGCCGATATACTGGAACAGCGCAAACAGGCGACGGAAGAAAAATCTTATGTTGCCAGCCTCTATGCAAAAGGTTTGGACAGTATTTTAAAAAAAATTGGTGAAGAGGCTACAGAAACGGTTATTGCCGCTAAAAACGGTGATAAAGAGCAAATTATTTATGAAACAGCAGACTTGTGGTTCCATTGCATGGTGTTGCTGGCTCAACAAGGTCTGGGGCCGGAGCAGGTCCTGCAAGAATTACAGCGGCGCTTTGGTTTATCCGGATTAGAGGAAAAAGCAAAACGCAAAAAAAATTAACATCATTTCGGCATAAGCCAATTCGGAGTCAAAATGGGCATCAGTGTTACTCAATTACTCATAGTTTTAGTTATCGTCATTGTGTTGTTCGGCACAAAAAGACTGCGCAATATCGGTTCAGATCTGGGCGGCGCCATCAAGGGTTTTCGTTCAGCCATGAAAGATGGAGAGGCTGGAAAAAACCTGCCGGATAAAGATGACGAAGACGATATCGTCAGTCATGTCGAATCAAAAGATGACAAAAAAGTTTAGACAACATTATGTTTGACGTTGGTTTTTGGGAAATTTGCATGGTGGGTTTGGTCAGTCTGCTAGTGATTGGGCCTGAACGACTCCCCAAGGCTGCGCGGATTGCAGGCTACTGGCTGGGTAAAACACGCAGTATGGTCGCGGCTGTCAAGGCTGAAATCAAAGAAGAATTACAGGCTGAAGAGATTCGGCAAACCTTGCGGGAACATGCGTCACTTGAAGATCTGAACGAAACTATTTCAGAAGTCAAACAGGCTTCCCAAAACCTGAAAGAATCAATTGATTCCGTTCCCAAACAATTGAGCGGAAAAACAAAGCCTGTCGATGAGTAAACATACTTTTGATCATCAAGAAGAACTGCCTTTCATCTCGCATTTAATCGAGC comes from Methylicorpusculum oleiharenae and encodes:
- the tatB gene encoding Sec-independent protein translocase protein TatB, whose protein sequence is MFDVGFWEICMVGLVSLLVIGPERLPKAARIAGYWLGKTRSMVAAVKAEIKEELQAEEIRQTLREHASLEDLNETISEVKQASQNLKESIDSVPKQLSGKTKPVDE
- a CDS encoding phosphoribosyl-ATP diphosphatase encodes the protein MNDVLQQLADILEQRKQATEEKSYVASLYAKGLDSILKKIGEEATETVIAAKNGDKEQIIYETADLWFHCMVLLAQQGLGPEQVLQELQRRFGLSGLEEKAKRKKN
- a CDS encoding IS1634 family transposase, whose product is MYKVSDQLLKHQSALEGFLADQEQTLFDLNRCIVLYDLTNTYFEGQCAGNPKAQFGRSKEKRSDCPLVTLGLVLDGDGFPLGSQVFPGNASEPATLKTLLEGLQGKNPLATPKPVIILDAGIASADNIAWLVKHAYRYIVVSRERQVKDPREQDSALLIRDTGRSQVRVYRDLDADSGEIRLYCYSEQKAKKEHAIRNRFHERLEAALTQLQAGLSQKGTVKNYVKILERIGRLREKNSRVAQDYQIDVTPDAAHKNAVAIAWQRQAPSAEKDRQCGVYCLRSNMPNWSEEQLWTTYVMLTEIEATFRSLKTELGLRPVYHQKEDRVTGHLFITLLAYHLVHTLRHQLKLKGIHLSWDSIRTLMSTQQRVTLILPTDAQTLIYLRTTTRAEVQQQEIFAALGIKADPLGKRKTSVSCKKSVVPTDSG
- a CDS encoding AI-2E family transporter, coding for MEKSNSEFWMKVKLILVGIFSIAALLLFYYSLSIVIVSLIGIGIGVLIAPILSFARRKFKIPRALSALLCFVVIAVIIGGASFGIWYLVSDQVESLSKRAPEISANLNSRFSSLFMRYPWLQAQLEALNVGATAQGLVSHFFKGLQTSFTAIGGLLFALIISLYTAVSLNDYFAAVLRAFPHNHQMKVASVLRRCATTLRLWFRAQMIDMLILGFMTGIGLWITGVDYWAVWGLLTAVFGIIPYLGTLIVVGCASIITLASEPSLVLWVIAVFVVVQQIEGNIILPMLMKGQVELPEVPLLIFILLMGSWLGIMGVFLAPPFFATMRVLYVELYLPRVGEENR
- the hisI gene encoding phosphoribosyl-AMP cyclohydrolase, with the protein product MTGDWLDEIRWTSEGLIPVIAQQADTGKVLMFAWMNRESLALTVEEGYAVYWSRSRNRLWRKGEESGHRQKVISLYLDCDEDVILLAVDQHDGIACHTGRHSCFYRKLVDGQWQAVDPVLKDPKAIYNHE
- the tatA gene encoding Sec-independent protein translocase subunit TatA; its protein translation is MGISVTQLLIVLVIVIVLFGTKRLRNIGSDLGGAIKGFRSAMKDGEAGKNLPDKDDEDDIVSHVESKDDKKV